Part of the Mycolicibacterium thermoresistibile genome, CCACGAGGTGTTGGGCAGGTTCGGGTTGGCCGGTCACGCCGACCATCCCGCCCATCTGCTCTCCGGTGGGCAGAAGCAGCTGCTCGCGTTGGCGTCGGTGCTGGTCACCGAACCGCGCATCGTGGTGGCCGACGAGCCGACGACGCTGCTCGACCTGCGTAACACCCGGATGATCCGGGATGCGTTCGCCGCCCTGGACCATCAACTCGTCGTCGTGTCTCACGATCTGACGCTGCTCGACGACTTCGACCGGGTGATAGTGTTCGACGAGGGCAGGGTGGTCGCCGACGACGCACCCGCCGCGGCGATCGACGCCTATGAGCGGATGATGCTGCGATGAGCACGTTCGGGCAGTACCAGCCCGGCTCGTCCCCGCTGCATCGGCTGCCGGCCGGGGTGAAACTGGTCGCGCTCGCCGTGTCGATCGCCCTGATGGCGGTGTGGGTGCAGACCCCGGCGGATCTCGCGGTGGCCGCGCTGGGCGTCGCGGCGCTGGTGGCGGCCGCCGGTCTGCGGCCCCGGGCCCTCACCGCACAGCTGCGGCCGGTGCTGTGGGTGGTGGCGGTCATCTTCGGCTTTCAACTGCTGTTCACCGACTGGCGGCGCGCTCTGGTGGTGTGCGGCATCCTGCTGTTGTCCGTCGTGCTGGCCGCCGTCGTCACCGTCACCACCCGGGTGACCGCCATGCTGGCGGCGTTGACGGCGCTGATGAGGCCGCTCGGGCGGGTGGGTTTTCCGGTCGATCAACTCGCCCTGGCGTTGGCGCTGACCCTGCGCACGATCCCGTTGATGATCGACACCGTGCGGCAGGTCGAGGAGGCCCGCCGGGCGCGGGGTCTGCGGTTCTCGCCCCGCATCGTGCTGGCGCCGGTGATCACGGCGGCCCTCGACACCGCGGACGGTTTCGCCGAGGCGCTCACCGCACGGGGATTGGACTGACCCGAGCCCCGGTCACCTCTCACCACACCGCGTCGACGTTCTCGCCGATCTGCTGGGCGATCCGCACCGCCGAGTCGCCCGGATCGGCGCTGCACGTGTTGACGTCGCCGATGATGTTGTTGCGCAGGACCAGCGCACGCCCGCATCCCCAACCGGGATGTCCGGCGTCACGTTGGACCGTGATGGCTTTCAGGATGTCGCCGTCCCTGGTGAGCTCGGCGACGTACCACTTGGTGCCGCTCTGGGTGTGGCGGTACTCGTGGCAGGCCGGCCACTGCTCGGCGGACGCCTCGAAGAACGCGCGCGCCGTCTCGGCCAGCGGGAACAACACCACGGCCTGTTTGGCGTAGTGGGTGAAGTTGTCGCCGTTGTTGAGGCTGTGATCGCGGGCCGCCCGGTATCCGCTGTCGGCGTAGACGTCGGCCTCACCTGCGCCGTCGAGGGCGAGGCACTCCGGCGGCGCCATCGTGTTGCTGTGATCGCTCAGCGAGGTCTGACTGGAGATGATCGCCATGTCGGTGGTGCCCATCGCGGCGTTGACCTGCTCGGGGCTGAGCAGCAGCCCGGGCAGTTCACGCTCGACCAGTGGCCGTGGAATCAGGGTTTTCGTCGTGCTCGGCGCGGTCGTCGACTCGGCGTGACCTGTGCTTCCACAGCCCGCGACGAGAACACCCATGACTGCGACGGCAACGGCTGCCAAAGACTGCCGCATACGTCCCTCCCCAGTCCAGTCCGTGTGCGCCCGGCAGGTCCCCTCGAATGGGCGCACAACCTGAATTGTGCTTCAGAATTTCCGGCCCGGAAAGGAGAGGGGGGGGTCATTTCGTCATAACAATGGCGGTCCTTCTTGATGACGATTTTCGTTCACTCGTGCAGATGCAGCCGTTCTCCGTGCGGACCGAGAATCATGATCGCCTCCACCGGGCCGTCGAC contains:
- a CDS encoding sensor domain-containing protein: MRQSLAAVAVAVMGVLVAGCGSTGHAESTTAPSTTKTLIPRPLVERELPGLLLSPEQVNAAMGTTDMAIISSQTSLSDHSNTMAPPECLALDGAGEADVYADSGYRAARDHSLNNGDNFTHYAKQAVVLFPLAETARAFFEASAEQWPACHEYRHTQSGTKWYVAELTRDGDILKAITVQRDAGHPGWGCGRALVLRNNIIGDVNTCSADPGDSAVRIAQQIGENVDAVW
- a CDS encoding CbiQ family ECF transporter T component, with protein sequence MSTFGQYQPGSSPLHRLPAGVKLVALAVSIALMAVWVQTPADLAVAALGVAALVAAAGLRPRALTAQLRPVLWVVAVIFGFQLLFTDWRRALVVCGILLLSVVLAAVVTVTTRVTAMLAALTALMRPLGRVGFPVDQLALALALTLRTIPLMIDTVRQVEEARRARGLRFSPRIVLAPVITAALDTADGFAEALTARGLD